TGCCCTCCGTTCCGCCCTCTCTTCTCTCGAAATCGGCGCTAACTTCTTCGCCTTGGCACACGCAGACTCCGGGAGACCTACTCCCATCTTCAGTACAACACCGCAACCTCGCGTTTGCGTTCGTAAAACACAACCGACGGGCGGCTAGGAATCCAGAACATGAAAACCAGCAAGGAATCGGGCTCATGCTTGGCAAGCGTCTCCCAACCAGCCGTTTTTGAGAAAACGTGGCATGCCATTGCGACGGCCCCATCGTCGTGATAACGTGACGTTATCACCTCTGGAGATAGTTATGCGTAAAGTCTTCCATACCAGCCAATTCATGGCAGGTAATTCACCTGCCGTCCGCATCCCTGTGAGCATGGCATTCCCGAAGCAGACCAAATTGGTCGTGATTCGAGAAGGAAACAGGCTCATCGTGGAGCCTGAAGAAGATTCGCTCGAATCGCTTCCGGCGCTGTTCGCTGCGCTGCGT
This sequence is a window from Acidithiobacillus ferridurans. Protein-coding genes within it:
- a CDS encoding antitoxin; the encoded protein is MRKVFHTSQFMAGNSPAVRIPVSMAFPKQTKLVVIREGNRLIVEPEEDSLESLPALFAALRPQHTGERPEFVETERSW